The genome window TCCATTAGCATCACGTTCATCTTCAATTATCATGTCATGTAATATTATGCATGCCTTCATAATGTAATCAGGAGTCTCTATTCTCCAAAGATGTGCAAGCCCACGAACAATTGCAAATTGTGCTTGAAGCACTCCAAATGCACGCTCTACATCCTTCCTTGTTGACTCCTGAGTTGTAGCAAAAAGACTTCTCTTTCTACCTTGTGGAGCTGGATTGTCTTTACAAAAGTAGACCATGAAGGATATATACCATTAGCAAGATAGTATCCCATTGTATAATCATGACTATTGATTGAGTAATTCACCGAAGGTGCACGGCCTTGAGCGAGCTTGGTAAATATAAAAGAATGGTCTAGCACGTTGATGTCATTATGAGACCTAGGTAACCTAAAAAATGCATGTCAGATGCCATATTCAAAGATTATATAATGCTATTGCTTCCAAAATAATTGTTGGCTCACGAGTATGACTAGTATACTGACCTTTCCACCCCGATGGGCAATTCTTCCATTTCCTGTGCATGTAATCAATGCTCCCTAGCATCCTTGGAAATCCACGCCTTTCACCAACTCTTAGCAACCTAGCAAGTCATTGCTATTTGGTGACCTCAAGTACTctgtaaaataaatattgactatgacttcaacaatttttttaagactCTCTATTGCAATGCTTTTTCCAATTCTCACATATTCATCTGTAAATTATGCCGCTACTCCATACGCAAGCATCCTTAGTGCGGCAATCATCATTTGAAGGGAAGACAAACCAAGAACTCCAGcagtatttcttttttgaacaaaatattcatctttctcttctaGATTAGATTTAATACGTAGAAAAAGAGAATGACTCACTTGAAACCTCCTTTGAAATACGTTAGGAGGATATACTGGTGATTCTACAAAATAGTCTTGAAAAAGTCTTTGTTGGCCTTTCTCATGATCACATTGGATGAACCTATGGCCTAGAACAGAACCACGATGTGATGTTGATGCCCTCTCTCTTTCTAATCATTCTTCTTCCAATGCAAGAAGTGCAATTGTCTCAAAATCATCATCGGAATTAGAGTCATTTAGAAGC of Quercus lobata isolate SW786 chromosome 8, ValleyOak3.0 Primary Assembly, whole genome shotgun sequence contains these proteins:
- the LOC115956962 gene encoding uncharacterized protein LOC115956962, yielding MEELPIGVERLPRSHNDINVLDHSFIFTKLAQGRAPSVNYSINSHDYTMGYYLANAPQGRKRSLFATTQESTRKDVERAFGVLQAQFAIVRGLAHLWRIETPDYIMKACIILHDMIIEDERDANGAEDFDYEKVPKSIPTTVSHEPTEEFSQFAVFIAAHVKN